One genomic segment of Hydra vulgaris chromosome 14, alternate assembly HydraT2T_AEP includes these proteins:
- the LOC136091131 gene encoding uncharacterized protein LOC136091131: MQLTENDFLMESIYKFNQDNPATLEEIREHAITLRQILCRSLNNKILSLQQQKALQWLDEGKQIFFFITGGAGCGKSYIVNQIAQSVQIYKTIHITASTGKAAYLKNGVTIHAFAGIETGVKSVDYYKRHMHPDIKKTWLETDVLVIDEILMINAPTFDLLHLIACEVRQCYDELFGGVQVIACGDFFQLPPVTGEFVFKSKIWQHYMTEVLVLTQCFRQKEDAQFFGALNEIRFGQVSDQTTDYFMTRCFEKDENLNPKYTRLFFRNIEVDFYNNEKMQTIKQEGYWFYAKDVIENPNIPCRF, translated from the exons atgcaactaacagaaaatgattttttgatggAAAGCATATACAAATTCAATCAAGATAACCCAGCTACTTTGGAAGAAATTCGAGAGCATGCAATTACTTTAAGGCAAATTTTATGTCGAAGTT taaataataaaatattatctttgCAACAACAAAAAGCACTTCAATGGCTTGATGaaggaaaacaaatttttttttttattactggtgGTGCTGGTTGTGGAAAAAGTTATATTGTCAACCAAATTGCTCAAAGtgtacaaatttataaaacaatacataTTACTGCGAGTACAGGAAAAGCAGCTTATTTGAAAAATGGTGTCACAATACATGCTTTTGCTGGTATAGAAACTGGTGTTAAAAGTGTTGATTATTATAAACGTCATATGCATCCagacattaaaaaaacgtgGTTGGAAACTGATGTTTTAGTTATCGatgaaattttaatgattaacgCTCCAACATttgatttattacatttaatagcTTGTGAAGTTAGACAATGTTACGATGAATTATTTGGTGGTGTACAAGTTATTGCTTGTGGTGATTTTTTTCAGTTGCCACCTGTCACAggagaatttgtttttaaatcaaaaatatggCAACACTACATGACAGAAGTGTTGGTTTTAACTCAATGCTTTAGACAAAAAGAAGATGCGCAATTTTTTGGTGCTTTAAATGAAATACGTTTTGGTCAAGTTTCAGACCAAACTACTGATTATTTTATGACGCgttgttttgaaaaagatgaaaatttaaaCCCTAAATATAcgagattattttttagaaatattgaagtggatttttataacaatgaaaaaatgcAGACTATAAAACAAGAAGGGTATTGGTTTTATGCTAAAGATGTTATTGAAAATCCGAATATTCCATGCAGGTTTTAA